A region of the Anolis sagrei isolate rAnoSag1 chromosome 4, rAnoSag1.mat, whole genome shotgun sequence genome:
atttgtataccgcttttctcatcccgagggggactcaaagcggtttacatataagtaatggcaaaattcaatgccagtacaaacaattacaattatacactacaattagacataaatcaaattaaaaacagtgcatacacaagcaataaaacaatcattaaaacaatagatagaaCCAACAGATACTTGAAAGTGGTCATTTCCGTATGGAGAATATAGCAAAGCCTCTTGGTAGTTTTACATGATTTTGCCACttttaaaacagcattttttgtACTGAGGTCCTGCAGGACATTGGAAAAAAACTTGTACAGTGAACCATTGCATCCATTCCCccttgtggatatcaaaatccatggatgctcagatCCCATTATATAggtataataacataataaaatggtgccccttatattaaatggcaaaataaaaaaacatggtTAATTAAATTCATGGATACAGACTCTGAGTGTGCAGAGGACCGAGTGTATGTTTGCTTTGAAAGCTAATATAGTGCAACAACTAAGAAAATGAACTGGTTGAGTTTTCATTCTACTATTACTTTTATACAGTGCATGGTCATACTATGAAATCTACTAAGTAGTGATGGGTGCCAATTTTAAATGGATCTGGAGGGAAAACATAGAGGATagatcaggcatggtcaaactctggttctccaggtgttttggacttcaacttccacaattccggtaggcagttaggaattgtgggagttgaagtccaaaacacatggagggttgaagtttgcccatgccatggATAGATTTATTCAGTGCCTAGTACCTATGACTGACAGAACTTTGATCTGATCAagcttggtattattattattattattactagaaacacaacaagatgagtccacagcagacactctgctggctgttgaattggatcacacgtcggacacttcccaagtgtctaggactgtgtgatgtattggtgaatgatgtgtgcagatcccagtagggtggccttctgcagctggcagatggtaattttgtcagcgccaattgtgtttaagtgcaggccaaggtctttaggcactgcacccagtgtgccgatcaccactgggaccacctttactggcttgtgccagtaaataataataataataataataataataataaagaaagagaCAAAATAATACATGCATTTAGATATATAAAACTACCCAAATTACCAAAACTACACAACAATATATTGTCCACTCTAACTGAATTACAACTAAGCAATTATttgataacaaacaaacaaaaaaatacaaagtttCCACTCTCTATCTGATTACAGTTATCCACTATTAGTCCGTTCCCTTTACATTATAATGTGAGTACATTTCTACTTTAGGTAACAGTCTGCTAATTTATGAACCGCACAACTGATAAATGCCCCTATTGTAGTtgtggaaaaaaaatgaacaggTCTTTTGTAAAGTTAGTCAAAGATTTCTCCTCTATCTACATAGTGAATTTgtccatctagaccagtggttctcaacctgtgggtccccagctgttttggcctacaactcccagatatcccagccagtttaccagctgttaggatttctgggagttgagggccaaaacatctggggacccacaggttgagaaccactgatctagactaagTCACATATCTTCATCAATCGTTCTTCTTGTGTTATGATATCAGGTTCCTTCTACATCTGAGCATATACAATTTTTGAAGCAGTTATCTCATATATACTGTTACATCCTTCAGCAATCCAGCCCCCTGTCCCCAGTCTGTAATATGGAATAATAAGAAATGTACTTCAGACAGTCTACAAAACAATGATACAAAATGCCAAATAATACAAGTGCAATGTCCATCAATCAATGCAAATTTTAGTAACTGGGAACTTTGCATTTGAGCTATATTGTACTATTTGTGGGAGAGGTGCTTGGTAACCTTTTTGAGGCTTCCTCCAGGATGGTTGCACTGGGTGTTCTAGAACTGTCTGACTGTCCTGCTGCTTTGTTTtaatcttccctttcttccactCTCACAGGAAGCTCGCATGAGCAGAGCAACAGAGGTGATGGTGCAGCATGTAGAGAACCTGAAAAGGCACCACCTGAGGGAGCACACGGAGCTGGAGGAGATGAAGAGGCTGATCCAGCAGAACTCCCGCAACCGACAGCTGGCAGAAAACAGGGGTGAGGTGGGCTCCACCTCCATGAAGAGGATTGCGTTTCTGGGAGGGGAGATGggaatataaatgcagtaaaatgACTGATGTTTAGATGTGGAATATCTTGGGAAATAAAAGACACTTATCACTGCAGCAGATTCCTGGGACAATTTGGGTGGACCacatttttgtctgtttgagaccACACAACACAAAGATCTGTGGATGTTCCAGTAGGCTGTAAGTGTACCTGAAATGTGTTGGGTGACACTGTCTCTGGAAACCACACCAGAAAGTAAGGGTCTTGTCACACAGGTCAGGTAAAGCATTACTACATCAGGGTCATCAGGCCTTTGGGGGTATCTTACTGCATGATATTATCTCTCTGCAGTTGTTGTTTCATAAGAGatggttttaaaatatatttttttccagcTAGAAAAACCTGTTAAGGAACTCTTTTCCTGCTTATGTTACACAATTATGGTATTCCTTGTGCAAAAAATTAGTTGCAGTTTTTACTCTGATTTAGGGTGATGAGGGTGGTCTAATGGCTATGCTTTGAGTAGGAAAACATAGTGATACAAATGACAGCAATGGCTCTCAGAGTGTGTGATTCCATTCCAAAGGCCAGCCATTTTGTCTGAAGCTTTGGGTAGATTCTAATAACCAGGGCTCAGAGGCTAAAGGTGTATGTGGTGTTACAGGCTCCCTGTTCTGGGCAGGGCTTGCTCCTTTGCTGGGATCGGATTAAAGTTTGAGGGAAGGGTGGTGCTACAATGCTAGAACATCATAGAGTCTTATATCTGGAAGGAGGGGAATCTGTATACGTTTATGCGCTTAACAATGAAAAGGGGCAAGGATAATGTTTTGGGGGAGGTAGTGGGAGGGCAATCCAAAATACAAtgtgtttaatatgattttaacaCAAATAGATGGTGCAGTCACACAATGGTTCTGAAGATGTGGTAGGAAATAAAGCAATCTTGCTTGAATAGCATTTTGCAGAGAAAGCAATTATAATGGTACAGGAGGCTCATGTAATAAGGTTCCAAGTCTTTGCTGTCCATCAGTCCAGCTCAACTTAGGCATGTTCCTCAAAATTAGGGTTTTTAATAGTTCCAACCACACTAAGTCACCTCTTTCCTAAAGCTACTTCATATCCATCACATTGTCATCATAAcggcaaggccattaaatgctaatcaaggcgaccaattgcaacattcacacttgcctcaagcagacaagaattctttctcccaccctggaccttccacaaatatataaacctcacttacctagtttccaacagacctcacaatctttgaggatgtctgccatagatgtgggagaaacatcaggagagaatgcttctggaacatggccatacagcccagaaaactcacagcaacccagacattATTTTTCCCACTCATTGACATTAAACTCTTTCATTTGGTCCTGTAAAACTCTTTCATTTGGTCGTGTAGGTTGGGATTTTCAGCTTATGCTCCTTCACCTTATTTAAATTGAATTGGGCCTTCTGACAATGCCACTGATTCGTTTACTAGAAGCAGagcttgaaaataatatttttaggtTATAGATCCCATAATTAATTAGCCAACCGACTGGGGAATTCTAAAAGTTATGGATCCAAAACAAAGTTTCCAAGTCATGTTAGAGCCTCTGATTTAGAGGGCTGATAAAGTGACCTCTAACAGTTGAAGCTTGTACCAATTAGCCATTTAGTTGGTGGTTACAAGCTCATTGGTTCCAGGATTACTAGTGCTTAAGAGCTGAAAGCCCACTGTCTATAGTCTTTATCAGGATAATAAGATGACCTGCCAATTGAAGATCACGGATCTTTGTTAGAGGCCACTAGCCTGATCCCATTTTAAAAATTTGAAAGGTGTATATTGCAACAACTTAAGAAAACTTGTCAATCATTGGGATTTAACCCATTCTTCTTCTGTTGCTCAAAGAAAATCCTCCAAAAACATTTTTCCAGATATTCAGCAGAAGAACAAGGGGTTACATACCTTGCCACTGTCTTCAACTCTAACTTCATGTATAATTTGGTCATAAGTAAGaattgcttattgtattgtcTCACTGTGAGGAGTAGTAAAGAGGAGGAAATCTGACATTGACTGTCCCAGCTCTTAATTATGTTTTCCTCACAATATCTTATTAGGGATTTCATTTCATGATATTACAAATCAGTTTGTTAAGGTTTGGGTTTCAAGCCTTGCCAAGGAGGTGAGATCTTTGTAGTACTCAGAGGCAACTTTTACACAAATTAGTCAGGCCAGTTGTACATCCCTATTCTCTGCGAGGGATGATTCACAATGTATTGCAGCTGTTCACCTAAGCCCTATACTGAGCAGGCAGACGTAAAGGAACAGCCTGACCCCATTCTGTTCCTTTGTATGTAACTGTGATCTTCTGAATATGGTTGCCATCTCTCTTCAGACCTTTCCACTCAGGGCTTTAAGATTGTGGATAAAAGGAGAAGGGAtgggtatttatatttatatgttcaCTCCTGTGTACAAATATCATGCCACCTAGAAACATTCTGTGTTAAGAAGTAATAATCATCTTCAAACATTGAGGCATATATGGCAGAAAGATATGATTAGTCATATTTTCCTAGCATATTTACACTCCATAGTTTGGTGGTTTACAAGTTAATATTTTCCATGGTTGGCCATATGTTAGCAAACATGACTGCAATCTAATTTGAGAACCCGCTGTCATAAACAAATTGAAGTGAATGTACAGCCAAGGCAGGACTCATCTTTGGAAACCTATAGGAAGTGGGAATAAAACACTAGAACTATGAAAGCTATGCGGCTTAATGTACAACAAAATAGTGACCGTATTTAGATTATTTTATGCCATTGCGATAACTGAAGATATGAATAAACTCCAGCCTGTCGTTCTTCACTTTATGCAAATTGCAGTTAAATCTAAAAGGCCCTCTTTCTTCACCATTGTGCAGGTTTGCTGCTTTGAGAAACATTGGAACTATGGCAAACAGCTTTAGAACAACCCAGGATCTTAAAGCTGCTTTAATATTTTGTTAAATTGTTTGAACATTTGGTTATTGGAAAATTATAACAATAGTTTCCTATACAATCTGAAATGGCAAGCCACAGTTTATTAGAATGCTCTGTTATTTAACCATGGCTATGAAATGAAGAGAAATGAAAATCTTGTTAatattttggtttattaaattaaGAGATTATAATGAGTCCACTGAAATAAGCCACAGTCAAAGTCCAATGAAGATTTTCCACTGCTTTCATTAGAAAAATGAAGATAATATCTATTCATTGTATTCCCCTGCATGTCATCCAAGTCTGTCCAGTTCCTTGGGGGATGTTTTGGAGTAGGAGAGAGGAGCAAAGCTCCATTGCAGAAGTTGACTTGTCCTTGTCTCACATCGGTCTCCAGTTTGTATTTTGCTACCAGTCACATGAAGTATATTCTAAGTGAGAGAAGAGCACAATGGaaacttccagatgttgttgggctataacccttctcaccccaaacaGAGTCTAACATGATTTCAAAATTGCCTTAAGGAGCATCAGAATGGGTCTTATATCAGATCTAGCATTTCAACAGGATTTGAGTCTGCTGTTTCTTAGCAATAATTAGACGTGCCATGGATAGCACCTATGACCTGCTGTATGCAAAGCGCCTGCTTTTAATATTTGAGCTATGGCTTTTTCTTAATGGACCACCTTTGTTCCATAGATGATGGTGAGCAGAGACCAAAGCATCCCTCAATGCGAATGTTCCAGCAGGTAAGGAGATGGAGATCAAGGACTGAATTCAGCTTTTTAGCTGCTCCATGGAGCACAAAGCCAGGCTTAAAATTATGGCATAGTAGCAAGAAGCACATGGGCCAGTCATCTTACCTTACCATTCCCTTGAAAGGCAGGCCAGAAGCATCCATTTTCATCAGACACTGCCAAATGTTGACTGTAAAAttagactagagcagtggttctcaacctgtgggtccccaggtgttttggcctacaattcccagaaatcccagtcagtttacaggttgagaaccactggactagaggaaCTACAGATGtttagagaggtgttttctctagaaatgtctagtTCTTCCAGTATAACTCTATAGTCAGCATCCTCCAGAAGTTAACtataaagtcacactggaggacctaaagattcctacaGAGAGAATACTAATCAAATTAGTCAACCAGATGCACAAAAGTGAAGCCCGAGGGCTAGCTGCATTAACTCAGATAAGGTCTAAatgaatacaatattttaaaaggctCATTGTTCAGCATTGGAAAGCAAAAATTGTTTTCCTTCTGCCTGATCAGTTGAGAAGAATAGCTGTTGCACATGTACCATTATAGGCACATGTGCAAATGGAATAGCGGTCTCttttaatgaaaatgtaataattagGAAAGAGGTCTGAACATCCCCAAAAGGACACATTGCTTCCCAGTTCTACCCTTTGCCATCTCCACTATAGACTAGCTAACCAGAATTCTCCCTTTTCCTGGTAGGGATCTGCTCGTCGTCGTGTCAGCATTGCAGTTATTCCCAGGCAATTAATGGTAAAGAATTTATTCtactgtgagatttttttttttttgcaaggaaaAAAATGTCTTGCTTGTTCTCATAATCCTGGCATACTATGATATCTACTTGGCCATCTTGTACTGTATTCCACACTTTACATTCAGGGGCCTAGTTTTGAATTTATCTAGCATTTATTAAAATCTTTTGTATTTCTGAACTTAGACtaataaatgtttattaaactgtgtTTATCAAGGCTGATCAATATTGAAGATTCTGACATTCCAATATGCAATTGCAATGCATTTTGGGAAATTTGTCCATTTCCTTGTCGGTTCCCAAAATGCATTTTTGGTTCGAGTATTACATGAGATAAATATGGCCAATAGTATGCTCCCTAACACTTCTAAGGAGGTGCAAAAGTCTCATTCTAATGGCAGGCACTGAAACCTTTGGGGCCCATTAGGTTAGGAGTAGCCCACGAGCCACAATTTGCTCACCCCTTCTATGAACACTGCTAATGCTACAGAAATACTCCTGAGCCACAGAATACAGCAGACTTCTTTTTTATCAGTGATCCTCTTTAAAATACAGTCTTTCCTGATGGTTCTTGCAGCAGTTTCATGGCTCTGAAAATGGGAAAGGAGCTGAGGGGGAAGCAGTTAAGACCAAAGCAGTGGAAGAGGAAATCCCTAGAAGgtaaaaaataaagatattaaaacagccagaactTCATCTGTTGAAaatgttcttcctttttccttggcATAACTGGTTATCTGTGTTTCCTCCAAACAGACAATCCCACTGCCACCAGGAAGACTCCACCAATAATTATTTTGCTCTCCATACCACAAAATGTCCCAACATATCACATCAGAACCCACAGGGACCCCAAAATATTACATGTGATAAAGGCAGAAGCCACTGCATAGCGGGGTAAGGTTAATGATACAACCTTCCTGTTAGATTCAGTTTTCATCCATCTATAGACTTTGACTTTGCACTGTGCAGTGAATGTTTTTCCCGGAAGTGTATGGGCATTTCTGAAAACATATGCATTATAAGGATCTTTAAATTTCCCTGTATCTGGAAGCAGTGACTGGATTGCAAGTTCCAGCACATGTGTGTTGGTATTTGAAGATACCAGTCAGTCACTGTCACTTTGTATGTTGGAAAACACTGGTGTCCCTAAAAAAGGAAGCCGGCTTCTAATGccatagagcaggggttctccaGAGAGCCCCGGTGATTGTGAGGGGCTCCACAGTGCTGCCTGCTCTTTCCtcttgagaaatgcagggaaattaaagttttgagctgctggaaacaacagtagcagcagcagcatcctgaGACACAAGTCCTTTCTCCCCCACCTCCCTGACCATCCAGACTTCTTTTCTTGCTGGCCAGACAccgatccctcccccccccccctgctttctTTGCTTCAAAGTGCTATTTTCCTCCCACCTCTTAGGGGAtacttggatttttttcccctgcATAGCAGAAGTGGATTGGATGGATGCCTCTGGgatttctgctgctgctgctgctgctaatacTACAAAGGCTGggcagccatctgttgggagttctgTCATTGcgtttttactgcatggcagaagggggttggactggatggcccttggggtctttcactgaaatactattatgtttatgctggttaaaattgttctttttttcaatattgtattgttcttcttttccttttttttgcactgtgtgaattagttcacacaaacactctccatccatttgCCACTAGCTCGGCCTGTGCCtgatatatacacattatatataatataatatataaacatttctttgggCTTCACaagaaacctttgcttcaaaaagggctccatgactttaaaagtttgagaacctccACCATAGAATAAGTTACTAAGACCCctgctacactgctatataatcaacattatctgctttgaacgggattatctgagtctatactgacatataatccagttcaaagcaggtaatctggattttatatggcaagggGCCCTAGAAGGGACCTTAGTCACTCTTTCTGGTTTGTCTCTCCGTCCCGCCTCGCAGTTTAAAATTGTCTGGGAGGCCCTGGTCTCAGTCCCGCCAGCCTCGCAAGTGCGctgggtggggacgagggacagggccttctcggtggtagccccacACCTGTGGAGCTCACTGCCTAGCAAGATCAAGTCGGCATctttcctcctgtctttcagaaagaaggttaaattgtggttctgggaccaggcctttggacagcaagcatgataGCACTTTGGATGGACTGGAATTGGCTATATGGATTGATGGCAATGTTTTAATGTCTTTTTAtcttaatgttctatttactgttttaaactgttgttatatttctttatatttatattatcttgtggcatcaaattattgccaatgtaagcctccctgagtccctctcGAGGGTTGGGAAAGGcgggttagaaatgtgggaaataataataataatataaggtgTTCCAAGCTTCAGAGATGTGAGTTCTCAAATAAATTTCCTTCTTTAGCATTGTCAGCCATAAACTCCCATCTCTAGCTACATTTAACACTCTTTTTCTGAGGTGTGAAACAAGCAGTAAAGGATCCCCACTCTCTTTACTCCCAGGAGTGGTTCTGAATTTAGGAGGAGAATCAACATCAGCCAAACCGTACCAGAAGAGCCCAGTGAAGAACTGGGTGGTGAGGAGGTTAATGAAGAGTGTGAGGACCTGGACACTGACACTTTCCTGTGAGTGAATGCCATCTTGCCATCCACAAGTAATTTTGAAATTATGTCACAAACAAGGATCAATTGCTCATTACAAACACTGGTGAGATAAACAGTGGAAATCAGGGCTGGCAGGTGAATCCATGGCCACGGGGTAGCAATTTCCTTCTTTGCAGTTTACTACctcttttccaatatctcctctgAATTGAATGGGAACTCTATTGGTGCTAAAACCCTTATTCAATATGGACCATGTCCTCTTGGAGTGGacctttatccatccatccatctctggtGAAAGCAGGAGTAATAGGATCACTCTTCTTTTGGCATAGTTGCAAGTTTACTGAATTGTTCTAGTTCTATTTGTTCTTCACATTCAACCACAGTTCTGGTTGCCAAAATTGCGAAGCTGGAAAAGGTGTAGAAAGAACAGCCAAATGGCTGTGTGACTAAAGGATAATTTCTATGAAGGCTTCTTAGTTAATTAAATATGTGACATTACAAAgcatatggatctacactgccatatcatgcagtttgaattgcattatatcagtggttctcaacttgtgggtccccaggtgttttgacctacaactcccagaaatcccagctggtttaccagctgttaggatttctgggagttgaaagccagaacatctggggaaccacaggttgataaccactgcattatatggttagtacaGACccatataggagcccccagtggcacagtgggttaaaccactgagctgctgagcttattggccaaaagatcgcaggtttgaatccagagaacaGCATAAGCTTCTGCTGccagccccaacttctgctaacctagcagttcaaaaacatgcaaatgtgagtagatcaataggtactgccccggcgggaaggtaacggcgctccatgcagtcatgctggccacatgaccttggaggtgtctatggacaatgctggctcttcagcttagaaatggagatgagcaccaacccccagatcaGACACAACTcaacttaatttcaggggaaaacctttactttactttacagACCCATATAATggaattcaaactgcattatctggcagtatagatccagccttagagaaCTTTGGGCCTTCTGGACATTTTGAACTTTATAAAGACACAGGCAGTAAGGGACAGAGAAAGCTGTAATAGAAAACAAAGTTTATCTCAAGAAGGAACTGATGGAAATGTTAATGGATATATCTGCACACATTTTGTGAATTTGAGCTTTTCTGTACTATAAAATGCATCAGATTGATAGATTTCTGATTGTACTGGATAATAATTTCTCTATTTATTCTTGGCAGGTCAAAAGGATCTAAAATGGAGCTTTGCAGAGCCTGGTTCTCAATGCCCACCTACTACTGGGttttgttgtggctgtttttcCTGGGAATTGCTTGCCTCGTTTTGATCCGGATCCTGGAGTTGCAGAAACAATACCCATTTACAACCTCGGACTCTTAGGCACAGGAGAAGCAGATGAACTATGCCAGAACCACAAGATAGTTTACATATGAACAATAAGAATAAGTAAAAAGGTGTTCTCTAGCATGTGTGAAACCAAAACAATATTGGCTAGGATGTGATGCTGATGGTTGATTGTTATGAAAAGAGCTGGAGAATCCTGTAGATAGCTCAGCACATCCTCTGAATCCAAGAAGGTATCAACTGCCATTTTATTGATGGTTTCAGTGTAAGTCCAGTTAGCACATTTGCTGAGAGATGTCTAATTGGGATAACGCTTGCAGTTCTGCAGAATAGtaacaacaaaatatttccaGTGCATCGGAAGGTTAGTTATTTGTGCGGACTGTAGCTCCTAGAGTCCCCAAACACATAAATCCATGGAGGATTCTGGCGGTTGTGTTCTAAAAAAATT
Encoded here:
- the LOC132773389 gene encoding inositol 1,4,5-triphosphate receptor associated 2-like isoform X2 — encoded protein: MQQPVELDGLVLSQGRGVMASSEDNLERTGDETSGNSESTSKPSARSPQEQAKRTRPGSRELGVHFEDSGESDEDTDHSEDSLSSALMELSVLQRLGLHRVALTEQDVEAAFAHLALAFRCDMFTLKRRVQVEERARNTAEENIQMELTDCQTTLQKLDQACTDSRCKEMVEHLKNSLTVLAGAIERATVAAEKLGAVHQEARMSRATEVMVQHVENLKRHHLREHTELEEMKRLIQQNSRNRQLAENRDDGEQRPKHPSMRMFQQGSARRRVSIAVIPRQLMQFHGSENGKGAEGEAVKTKAVEEEIPRRQSHCHQEDSTNNYFALHTTKCPNISHQNPQGPQNITCDKGRSHCIAGSGSEFRRRINISQTVPEEPSEELGGEEVNEECEDLDTDTFLSKGSKMELCRAWFSMPTYYWVLLWLFFLGIACLVLIRILELQKQYPFTTSDS
- the LOC132773389 gene encoding inositol 1,4,5-triphosphate receptor associated 1-like isoform X3 — its product is MRRVEILRAQVSLLLGVPKSKQRGPGLAAENLVCTLKTVVRAMKVDTDHSEDSLSSALMELSVLQRLGLHRVALTEQDVEAAFAHLALAFRCDMFTLKRRVQVEERARNTAEENIQMELTDCQTTLQKLDQACTDSRCKEMVEHLKNSLTVLAGAIERATVAAEKLGAVHQEARMSRATEVMVQHVENLKRHHLREHTELEEMKRLIQQNSRNRQLAENRDDGEQRPKHPSMRMFQQGSARRRVSIAVIPRQLMQFHGSENGKGAEGEAVKTKAVEEEIPRRQSHCHQEDSTNNYFALHTTKCPNISHQNPQGPQNITCDKGRSHCIAGSGSEFRRRINISQTVPEEPSEELGGEEVNEECEDLDTDTFLSKGSKMELCRAWFSMPTYYWVLLWLFFLGIACLVLIRILELQKQYPFTTSDS
- the LOC132773389 gene encoding inositol 1,4,5-triphosphate receptor associated 2-like isoform X1 encodes the protein MPLQGASLCPVYQGGKGCGKNSAALAASLLGRLGDGVVPQRKERLMQQPVELDGLVLSQGRGVMASSEDNLERTGDETSGNSESTSKPSARSPQEQAKRTRPGSRELGVHFEDSGESDEDTDHSEDSLSSALMELSVLQRLGLHRVALTEQDVEAAFAHLALAFRCDMFTLKRRVQVEERARNTAEENIQMELTDCQTTLQKLDQACTDSRCKEMVEHLKNSLTVLAGAIERATVAAEKLGAVHQEARMSRATEVMVQHVENLKRHHLREHTELEEMKRLIQQNSRNRQLAENRDDGEQRPKHPSMRMFQQGSARRRVSIAVIPRQLMQFHGSENGKGAEGEAVKTKAVEEEIPRRQSHCHQEDSTNNYFALHTTKCPNISHQNPQGPQNITCDKGRSHCIAGSGSEFRRRINISQTVPEEPSEELGGEEVNEECEDLDTDTFLSKGSKMELCRAWFSMPTYYWVLLWLFFLGIACLVLIRILELQKQYPFTTSDS